One Ancylobacter novellus DSM 506 genomic window, ACGCCCATGTTCAGCTGCTCGAGCCCCGGTGCGCCGAAGCACAGGGTCGCGGCAATCGCGAACTCCATGGAGAACTGCGCCTCGCGCGTGGTGGCGGGCGAGCCATATTTCAGATTGGCCACGACGACGGGAGGAACGTCGCATAGGACTTCCTCGACATCGTCCGGCGAAAAACCCTCCCGCACCATGATCTCGACCACGACATCCACCGCCGCATGGGACGACAGGCAGATCGGAAACTTCTTGATGTCGATGCCGGGCGTCTCCAGACGCCATGAACGGCCGAGATCGGTGAAGGCCGAGATGTCGAACGGGCCATCGATATGGAGGGCGGCAAAGCCGTTCGGCGAAACGAAGGGCTCGTCCGCGCCGCTCGCGCCATTGGCCGCCAGAGTCGCCCATTTGACGCCGCTCTCACTGGCCTGACCGGCCAGCAGAGCTTTAGCGTCGTTCCCGAAACAGGTCTTGGCACCACCCGCGCTGGTGACGGCGAGCCCGATGCAGGACCGCATCTGCCGCGGGTCGAGCCTCAGAAGATGGCCGGCGGCAACGCCCGCGCCGATGGGACCGAGCAGGCCGGTGGTCCACCAACCCTTGTCGTAGAGTCCCTGGCCGGCGGCAGCGCCGACCGCATATTCGCATTCCGCGCCGGCAGTAATCGCGGTGATCAGCTGCGCGCCCGTCGCGCCGAAGTCCTGCGCCACGGCGACGGCGGCAGGCACAATGACGGCCGAGCCATGGACGAAGCCGGCATAGCAATTGTCGTCGAAATCGAGCGCGTGGGCAGCCGTCCCGTTGCAGAACGCTGCCGCGAGGGCCGACATCTTGTCCGTCGTTCCCCAGATTTCCGCGCGTCCAGGAGGATGGTTGCGTGCCGCGAAGTGGCGGGCGGTGCCCGCCACCGGGGTCCGCGCGCCGGCGAGGGCGACCCCGATGGTATCGATCACGCATGACGTCACGATCTGGCGGATACGATCGGGAATGCCGGCGGCGGTCACGCCTGTGGCCCACTCCGACAGGAGCAGTGTGGGGGGCTGGGGAGCGAGACTCATTGCGGACCGCCTATACCGGGTATCAGCAGTGACGGTTCGTCACTCGGGAAGCTCGCCGGCGGGGGCGCCGAGCCACTTCACGGACAGCTTGTCGATCTCGCCCTTGGCCTTGGCCTCGCGGATGATCTCGTTGACCTTGTCCAGAAGCCGCGTCTCGCCTTTCACGACGCCCACATAGCAGGGGGAGTTCGCGAGCACGATCTTCAGTTCGAGGTCGAGATCCGGATTGCGGCGCTTGATGGCGGCGGCGACGGGGGTGCCCGACGCGAACATCTCGACCTGACCGGACATGAACGCCGCGATGGTGCTGTTGTTGTCCTCGAAGCGCTGAACGACCGCCTTCGGCGCGAGGTCCGCGAGTTCCTTGTCCTGCATGGAGCCGCGCGTTACCGAAATCTTCTTGCCCGAGAGGTCGGCATATTCCTTCACCGGTGGCTCTTTCTTGCCGAATATGGCATCGAAGAAGGGCGAGTAGGCGATGCTGAAATCGATGACCTTCGCGCGTTCCTCGGTCTTGCCGAGCGAGGAGATGGTGAGGTCGGTCTTGCCCGACTGGAGGAAGGCGACGCGGTTCGGCGCGGTGACCGGCACCAGCTCCACCTTCACGCCCAGCTTTTCGCCGATCAGGTTGGCGACATCGATGTCCATGCCGCGCGGCTGCATGTCGGCGCCGACGGAGCCGAACGGGGGATAGTCGGTCGGGACGGCGACGCGAATGGTCTTGCGGGCGATGATGTCGTCCAGCGCGTCGGCGACGGCCGGAACAGCGCCAAGCGTTGCCATCAGTCCAATGGCGGCGGCGAACAGAATACGTGTGGTCATTGCCTACACCTTTATAGCTGGAAGGTTGATGTTGTCGGGGTGGTTCCGTGGGTGCACCGCGGAACCGTCTTGGCAGGCTGGATCAGAGTGTTCGGGACACTCAGTCCGGGATGACCGCCGTCGCGTCCACCTCGACGAGATACTCCGTGCGGGCGAACGCAGTGACGACGATGCCGGTCGAGACCGGGAAGACGCCCTTCAGCCAGCGGCCGACCACGCGGTATACATCCTCGCGGTAGCGGGGGTCGGAGATGTAGATCGTCAG contains:
- a CDS encoding MmgE/PrpD family protein, which translates into the protein MSLAPQPPTLLLSEWATGVTAAGIPDRIRQIVTSCVIDTIGVALAGARTPVAGTARHFAARNHPPGRAEIWGTTDKMSALAAAFCNGTAAHALDFDDNCYAGFVHGSAVIVPAAVAVAQDFGATGAQLITAITAGAECEYAVGAAAGQGLYDKGWWTTGLLGPIGAGVAAGHLLRLDPRQMRSCIGLAVTSAGGAKTCFGNDAKALLAGQASESGVKWATLAANGASGADEPFVSPNGFAALHIDGPFDISAFTDLGRSWRLETPGIDIKKFPICLSSHAAVDVVVEIMVREGFSPDDVEEVLCDVPPVVVANLKYGSPATTREAQFSMEFAIAATLCFGAPGLEQLNMGVLESPAMQVMMPRVRMAVGPMWDAERRAAAPEGASVVISLKDGRRYSGYQSHALGTAFNPVPPAHLREKFLRCAEPAIGEPAAQRLLQALEGLDADVPVRDLLNAAL
- a CDS encoding transporter substrate-binding domain-containing protein, which produces MTTRILFAAAIGLMATLGAVPAVADALDDIIARKTIRVAVPTDYPPFGSVGADMQPRGMDIDVANLIGEKLGVKVELVPVTAPNRVAFLQSGKTDLTISSLGKTEERAKVIDFSIAYSPFFDAIFGKKEPPVKEYADLSGKKISVTRGSMQDKELADLAPKAVVQRFEDNNSTIAAFMSGQVEMFASGTPVAAAIKRRNPDLDLELKIVLANSPCYVGVVKGETRLLDKVNEIIREAKAKGEIDKLSVKWLGAPAGELPE